A stretch of Macadamia integrifolia cultivar HAES 741 chromosome 7, SCU_Mint_v3, whole genome shotgun sequence DNA encodes these proteins:
- the LOC122085231 gene encoding protein SHI RELATED SEQUENCE 1 isoform X2, giving the protein MAGFSLGEGGGESGTHHQHQSQPEQQPPTENPPGSLFLYWNGEISFNNNNNNKGFQLWQLHRHHQQCLQENICSSSSSDELINWRGRAEAAATVSVRATRMRQGSGSGSGGGVSCQDCGNQAKKDCIHMRCRTCCKSRGFQCPTHVKSTWVPASRRRERQQQLAAIQLQQQQQHHHHQQPQLRGLELGNFPAEVNSPAVFRCVKVSSIDEADDQYAYQTAVNIGGHVFKGILYDQGPELHYGPGESSSAGGGLGVGGIQAPHNNLITAASTTITTATAAAAGILDPSSLYPPTPLSAFMAGTQFFPPPRS; this is encoded by the exons ATGGCTGGGTTTTCACTAGGTGAGGGAGGAGGTGAAAGTGGAACCCACCACCAGCACCAGTCACAGCCAGAGCAACAACCGCCCACTGAAAATCCTCCGGGTAGCCTTTTCCTTTACTGGAACGGAGAGATCTCAtttaataacaacaacaataacaaggGTTTCCAGCTATGGCAActtcatcgtcatcatcaaCAGTGTTTGCAAGAAAACATTTGCTCTTCATCATCTTCCGATGAGCTGATCAATTGGAGAGGACGAGCAGAAGCAGCGGCAACCGTGAGTGTGAGAGCGACGAGGATGAGGCaaggaagtggaagtggaagtggaggAGGGGTGAGTTGCCAGGACTGTGGAAACCAAGCTAAGAAAGACTGTATCCATATGAGATGTAGGACTTGCTGTAAGAGCCGAGGGTTTCAGTGCCCGACCCACGTTAAGAGCACTTGGGTCCCTGCTTCTAGAAGGCGTGAGCGCCAGCAACAGCTCGCCGCTATtcaactacaacaacaacaacaacaccacCATCATCAACAGCCGCAGCTACGAG GATTGGAATTGGGGAACTTTCCGGCGGAAGTGAATTCTCCGGCGGTGTTTCGTTGCGTGAAAGTGAGCTCCATCGACGAAGCAGACGACCAGTATGCATATCAAACGGCTGTTAACATCGGAGGACATGTATTCAAGGGTATCCTCTATGATCAAGGTCCTGAACTCCATTACGGTCCTGGAGAAAGCTCCTCTGCAGGTGGTGGTTTAGGAGTAGGAGGAATACAAGCTCCTCATAATAATCTCATCACGGCAGCTTCCACCACTATAACAACTgctacagcagcagcagcaggaaTACTTGATCCTTCATCTCTATATCCACCAACACCCCTCAGCGCTTTTATGGCCGGTACGCAATTCTTCCCACCCCCAAGATCTTGA
- the LOC122085231 gene encoding protein SHI RELATED SEQUENCE 1 isoform X1, giving the protein MAGFSLGEGGGESGTHHQHQSQPEQQPPTENPPGSLFLYWNGEISFNNNNNNKGFQLWQLHRHHQQCLQENICSSSSSDELINWRGRAEAAATVSVRATRMRQGSGSGSGGGVSCQDCGNQAKKDCIHMRCRTCCKSRGFQCPTHVKSTWVPASRRRERQQQLAAIQLQQQQQHHHHQQPQLRGENPKRQRDNTNAPSLACSRFPPTSSGLELGNFPAEVNSPAVFRCVKVSSIDEADDQYAYQTAVNIGGHVFKGILYDQGPELHYGPGESSSAGGGLGVGGIQAPHNNLITAASTTITTATAAAAGILDPSSLYPPTPLSAFMAGTQFFPPPRS; this is encoded by the exons ATGGCTGGGTTTTCACTAGGTGAGGGAGGAGGTGAAAGTGGAACCCACCACCAGCACCAGTCACAGCCAGAGCAACAACCGCCCACTGAAAATCCTCCGGGTAGCCTTTTCCTTTACTGGAACGGAGAGATCTCAtttaataacaacaacaataacaaggGTTTCCAGCTATGGCAActtcatcgtcatcatcaaCAGTGTTTGCAAGAAAACATTTGCTCTTCATCATCTTCCGATGAGCTGATCAATTGGAGAGGACGAGCAGAAGCAGCGGCAACCGTGAGTGTGAGAGCGACGAGGATGAGGCaaggaagtggaagtggaagtggaggAGGGGTGAGTTGCCAGGACTGTGGAAACCAAGCTAAGAAAGACTGTATCCATATGAGATGTAGGACTTGCTGTAAGAGCCGAGGGTTTCAGTGCCCGACCCACGTTAAGAGCACTTGGGTCCCTGCTTCTAGAAGGCGTGAGCGCCAGCAACAGCTCGCCGCTATtcaactacaacaacaacaacaacaccacCATCATCAACAGCCGCAGCTACGAGGTGAGAATCCCAAAAGGCAGAGAGATAATACCAATGCTCCCTCCCTCGCCTGCTCTCGTTTTCCCCCCACCTCGTCAG GATTGGAATTGGGGAACTTTCCGGCGGAAGTGAATTCTCCGGCGGTGTTTCGTTGCGTGAAAGTGAGCTCCATCGACGAAGCAGACGACCAGTATGCATATCAAACGGCTGTTAACATCGGAGGACATGTATTCAAGGGTATCCTCTATGATCAAGGTCCTGAACTCCATTACGGTCCTGGAGAAAGCTCCTCTGCAGGTGGTGGTTTAGGAGTAGGAGGAATACAAGCTCCTCATAATAATCTCATCACGGCAGCTTCCACCACTATAACAACTgctacagcagcagcagcaggaaTACTTGATCCTTCATCTCTATATCCACCAACACCCCTCAGCGCTTTTATGGCCGGTACGCAATTCTTCCCACCCCCAAGATCTTGA